From the genome of Scylla paramamosain isolate STU-SP2022 chromosome 37, ASM3559412v1, whole genome shotgun sequence:
acacacacacatcactcacactctcagCCCCAttggcccctggtggaaaggcaCAGTCTAGTGGACCACCTTACCACACCCCAGGAACTTAGGCacaccacagctggccacacactcCCATAGCAAGGCCTGACAACACACATTGGTTCACCTCCaccccttcataatgagactgttcCCTACCCTGTGCCTACCCAAGCCAGAGACCACGGTAGATGCAGAGTACTTCCACAGCAAGCCCTCACAGCAAACACTGGTTCATCCTGCCCATTTATTATGAGACTGTTCCTCCTTGtttgtctctcctttcccatgataatgaaaaaaagggtcTCTTCAAATCACCATCTTACAAAACCACCTTGAACTCTCCCACAGGTTGCCATCCAGCTGAATGACACTCACCCATCTCTGGCCATCCCTGAACTGATGCGCATCCTGGTCGACATTGAGGGACTGACATGGGCACGTGCCTGGGAGATCTGTGTGAAGACCTGTGCCTACACTAACCACACAGTGCTGCCTGAGGCCCTGGAGCGCTGGCCCGTCAGCATGCTGGAGCACATCCTGCCCAGGCACCTTCAGATTATTTACGAGATCAACCACCATCATCTGCAGGAGGTGGCCAAGAGGTGAGAGGGTGTGggatgctggtagtggtggtggtaattagaaaatatatatatatgtttttgtgataagagtagtagtagtggtggtggaagtcaaGTTAAGAGAGCTGTATATTTTGTAGTAagaatattagtattagtaatgatagtagtgaactgtagttgtagttgtgtaAAAAAAAGCATTGCCATATccctggtgtggtgtgtgttgccAGCAGTGTATTCTGTCAGTCGGTAAGTGTTGCTAACAGCAGTGTTGCGTGGCAGGTACCCCGGAGACATGGACCGCATCCGCAACATGTCGCTGGTGGAGGAGCACGGGGAGAAGCGCATCAACATGGCCCACCTGTGCATCGTGGGGTCCCATGCGGTGAACGGGGTGGCTGCCATCCACTCCGAGATCATCAAGCGCGACATCTTCAAGAACTTCCACGACATGTTCCCTGAGCGCTTCCAGAACAAGACCAACGGCATCACTCCGCGCCGCTGGCTGCTGCTGTGCAACCCCACATTGGCTGATGCTGTGGCCGAGAAGATCGGCGAGGACTGGGTGGTGCACCTGGACCAGCTAACCAAGCTGAAGCCACTGGTGAACGATAGTGGCTTCATCCGCACCATCCAggtggccaagcaggagaacaAGATGCGGCTGGCCAAGCAGTTGGAGCAGGACTACGGTGTCAAGGTGAACCCGTCCTCCATGTTTGACATCCAGGTGAAGCGCATCCACGAGTACAAGCGGCAGCTGCTCAACTGCATGCACATCATCACGCTGTACAACCGCATCAAGGCCAACCCCAGCGGGACCTTCGTGCCACGCACTGTCATGATTGGCGGCAAGGCAGCGCCTGGCTACCACACTGCCAAGCAGATCATCCGCCTCATCTGCGCCGTGGCCCGCGTGGTGAACAACGACCCCATCGTGGGTGACCGCCTCAAGGTGATCTACCTGGAGAACTACCGCGTCACACTGGCCGAGCAGATCATCCCGGCCGCCGACCTGTCGGAGCAGATCAGCACGGCCGGCACGGAGGCGTCTGGCACCGGCAACATGAAGTTCATGCTGAACGGCGCGCTGACCATCGGCACGCTGGACGGCGCCAACATCGAAATGATGGAAGAGATGGGCCGTGACAACATCTTCATCTTCGGCATgacagtggaggaggtggaggagctgaAGTGCCGCGGCTACAACGCCCGGGAGTACTACGACCGCCTGCCCGAGCTGAGGCAGTGCATCGACCAGATCGATAGCGGGTTCTTCTCGCCCAACAATCCCGACCAGTTCAAGGACCTGGTCAACATCCTCATGTACCATGaccgcttcttcctcttcgcgGACTACGAGTCGTACATCAAGTGCCAGGACGAGGTGGCCAAGCTGTACCAGAAGCCCAACGAGTGGGCCAAGAAGGCGCTGCTCAACATTGCCTCCTCCGGCAAGTTCTCCAGTGACCGCACCATCTCGGAGTACGGCCGGCAGATCTGGGGGGTGGAGCCCTCCTGGGAGAAGCTGCCGGCACCCCACGAGCCCCGGGAGACCGAAGAAAGCAGCAAGTAGAGAGTTGTGGGGCCTGAGGGAGAGCCGCAGAGGTCGTctggtgtgtggagggaggggggctgCAGGACGGAAGGTTGTAGATAGGCGGCATTGTTGACATTTTTACGGAATGGGACGTGGTGACTGACCGAGGAGTTGGTGTTCTCTGGTAACTGGACATGAcacaggggagggaagggagggtcagatgtactactactactattactattactactactgctacatgtTATATCTAACTGTACCAGGTATCATTCACTGTAGAGGGCAATAATAGGCACTTGGCTTTCGTCCCGTGGGAAGGATACAATACTTTAATAAATCTCTAAATAAAGCATCCTTCCGCTGCTCTTCAGTTTGTGGCTACTGCGTATTTAACGATGTCGCTTGTAGAGAGCTCCTCAGCGGTGGCTTGCCGGGGTGAAGGACGGGGCGGGGAGGTGACGGCCACCGCCCCGCTAGTCACTGATGGGGTGTGGCCGCCCGCCCCGCCCACGCCCGACTCGCCCTTTGTTCCCGTGCCAACCCTGTCACTGTCGCAGTCGCTGCCGGGCGGCACGGCTCCCTCGCCGGGCTGGTTGTATTAGCGTGCAGGGACGGTTAGGAAATTCATCAAAAATTCTATTAGGATACTCTGTTATGTTGAAAAGTGAAGGTCATTCATGAAATTATGAAATCTTTTCAATGTAAATTTTTGATCATTGATTATTGTtaaagaacagagaaaatgtttttatattttatttctgcaCTGCAGAATAATGATGTTACATATATTTATcctgactattattattattacctcctAACAAGTAATGTGTatgactgagtgtgtgtgtgtgtgtatgaggcaGAGTGAGTATGAGGGACAGGGAGGCTGTATGAGTGTGTatatgagggagggagtgtgtgtgtatgaatttgTAATGAGACAAGgggtgtgtctatgtgtgtgtataagcgTGTGTGTAATAAGGTAGGgagtgtgtgaatgtatgtgcATGAggcagggagtgtgtgtgtgtgtgtgtgtgtgtgtttgtgttcatctGAGGATGGTCACGTTGTCCTGCaggtaaaggaaataaaaaaattaaatgcttGTGAAATTAATCAGAATGGGTCTTTGTAAATAAAGGCAATGTATTAGTAATGGGTGGTGTCCTGTCAGTATCCAGTAATTAAGCTTGAACTAGCCAGAGGCGCCacgaagagtagtagtagtagtagtagtagtagtggtagtagtagtagtagtagtagtagtagtggtggtggtggtagtagtagtagtagtagtagtagtagtaatagtagtggtggtggtggtagtagtagtagtagtagtagtagtagtagtggaagtcaGGTCGTACATAAAGGTCTTTAATTATTAGGTGttcatttgttttgtgttggagagagagagagagagagagagagagagagagagagagagagagagagagagagagagagagagagagagagagagagagagagagaaaggaactggCAACATGGATTtactttatagaaaaaaataagaaaaattaagtaaactaagtttgagggaaagaaaaaaaaaacaatagtaatgGAGACAGCCCTTTTTCCTATGAACAAGTGACATGAAGTAATAGGCAACAGTCACTCCtcaaataacaatgaaataatcaacataaaaaaagcgaattgtaaaaaagagaaaagaaataaacacaataGGGACAGCCCATTATCCCTTTACAAGGACAGGATAACACGGAGAGGAAGCGCCTCATTTTTGTTATGGtgacgaggaggacaagaggaggctGGAAACTGTGCTGCACGCCTCGCTGTGTCGCCCATGCCCTGCCCACGCCCTCTCCACGCAGGGAACACGTGTGACAGGCAGGTGTGTGCATACAGGTATGTGTGGGCGCGCGTGCTCGCCTCAGGACACGGGATATGTGGGATGTGGAGGACACGGGAGGGATGTTGTCTTGGAGGACACTTGCATGttattgtttacttatttgatGTTTGATGCAggctggaggagaaagaggaaatcgCCCTAATATTATCTCATTTTATCGTTTCTTCCCTGCCCCAGCAA
Proteins encoded in this window:
- the LOC135091302 gene encoding glycogen phosphorylase-like isoform X2, translating into MIPVNFYGRVEDTPQGKKWVDTQIVFAMPYDNPIPGYKNNVVNTMRLWSAKSTNSFDLKFFNDGDYIQAVLDRNFAENISRVLYPNDNFFEGKELRLKQEYFMVAATLQDIIRRFKASKFGSKDAIRTSFDTFPDKVAIQLNDTHPSLAIPELMRILVDIEGLTWARAWEICVKTCAYTNHTVLPEALERWPVSMLEHILPRHLQIIYEINHHHLQEVAKRYPGDMDRIRNMSLVEEHGEKRINMAHLCIVGSHAVNGVAAIHSEIIKRDIFKNFHDMFPERFQNKTNGITPRRWLLLCNPTLADAVAEKIGEDWVVHLDQLTKLKPLVNDSGFIRTIQVAKQENKMRLAKQLEQDYGVKVNPSSMFDIQVKRIHEYKRQLLNCMHIITLYNRIKANPSGTFVPRTVMIGGKAAPGYHTAKQIIRLICAVARVVNNDPIVGDRLKVIYLENYRVTLAEQIIPAADLSEQISTAGTEASGTGNMKFMLNGALTIGTLDGANIEMMEEMGRDNIFIFGMTVEEVEELKCRGYNAREYYDRLPELRQCIDQIDSGFFSPNNPDQFKDLVNILMYHDRFFLFADYESYIKCQDEVAKLYQKPNEWAKKALLNIASSGKFSSDRTISEYGRQIWGVEPSWEKLPAPHEPRETEESSK
- the LOC135091302 gene encoding glycogen phosphorylase-like isoform X1; its protein translation is MTTPQSDLDKRKQISVRGIAQVENVANVKKTFNRHLHYTLVKDRNVSTPRDYYFALANTVRDHLTSRWIRTQQHYYEKDPKRVYYLSLEYYMGRSLTNTMINLGIQSACDEALYQLGLDIEELEALEEDAGLGNGGLGRLAACFLDSMATLGMAAYGYGIRYEYGIFAQKIKNGEQVEEPDDWLRFGNPWEKARPEYMIPVNFYGRVEDTPQGKKWVDTQIVFAMPYDNPIPGYKNNVVNTMRLWSAKSTNSFDLKFFNDGDYIQAVLDRNFAENISRVLYPNDNFFEGKELRLKQEYFMVAATLQDIIRRFKASKFGSKDAIRTSFDTFPDKVAIQLNDTHPSLAIPELMRILVDIEGLTWARAWEICVKTCAYTNHTVLPEALERWPVSMLEHILPRHLQIIYEINHHHLQEVAKRYPGDMDRIRNMSLVEEHGEKRINMAHLCIVGSHAVNGVAAIHSEIIKRDIFKNFHDMFPERFQNKTNGITPRRWLLLCNPTLADAVAEKIGEDWVVHLDQLTKLKPLVNDSGFIRTIQVAKQENKMRLAKQLEQDYGVKVNPSSMFDIQVKRIHEYKRQLLNCMHIITLYNRIKANPSGTFVPRTVMIGGKAAPGYHTAKQIIRLICAVARVVNNDPIVGDRLKVIYLENYRVTLAEQIIPAADLSEQISTAGTEASGTGNMKFMLNGALTIGTLDGANIEMMEEMGRDNIFIFGMTVEEVEELKCRGYNAREYYDRLPELRQCIDQIDSGFFSPNNPDQFKDLVNILMYHDRFFLFADYESYIKCQDEVAKLYQKPNEWAKKALLNIASSGKFSSDRTISEYGRQIWGVEPSWEKLPAPHEPRETEESSK